In Populus nigra chromosome 1, ddPopNigr1.1, whole genome shotgun sequence, one genomic interval encodes:
- the LOC133703338 gene encoding increased DNA methylation 1 isoform X1 produces MTSSAIDDFRGDGFEGSHQERCIFADIFFGKDTGGTGKRSIDAGVINLKSQDCKIADPSLHTNNEYSAVTTLSSPISLSIEDSDANENSIGATASGCFMERFTFVEGTSQNKTVKRMKFAVDEPLYTEPDTLKVLTSSLLHKEIVSGTAAADMDSLSQTVLLHLVESSSQGVVSTSYLLKQHAKIDRKGDAREPDVLKCSLPNSDGVAGKAIASPVSQESYATRILLARPVDVVGKPGSPLNAEERAKAFNSPGLDVSIISKTDSKMDPRPFLQSHITRLLSALGWCIGKRKRPSRKYMESIYQSPEGRLIRDFPKVWRLCGQILFANGYKVVQEGNGKEWADISHFWSDLSDTLTTIEKDMDKSDLAKALAHQWSILDPFVNVVFIDRKVGVLRKGCMVKAAQSLVNDRNVKSEDDIGKESAQKNLLAWHSDSCPVTKSASTICEGSCHDCDVQSGNRTFSECGQESMVKGQMDVSIHMNDREGMCSDGMGNQSCSMCKDCSMCKDRIGGVDMTDWLTCGTDCTSAQLCSCQCNDFPVTAGNIIVHGASESVSPHQDSNLVDPDDGTGHMDSIHHDEPTSAQVVTSGVLQQSRFSEEEGLQCIQASRFKTRDKAAMKKIRRKSRKISEIRSTTLSQSENIDVLGNPLESNKVEEKLIKRTKKICMKSSPLDNCLHQVVKNGTKLKSTHGNSYGPKYKQKKTTGCQIDDDDLLIAAIIKNKDFSPGATRSISKKKSCILRAGSKHKRKKGGCRLLPRNLGKLGKHYVGGKWSRMGSRTVLSWLIDAGVLSVKDVIQYRNLKDDFVIKDGVVTKDGIMCKCCNMVLSVTKFKSHAGFKLNRPCSNLFMESGKPFTLCQLQAWSAEYKSRKSGTQVVRADEDDKNDDSCGLCGDGGELICCDNCPSTFHQACLCTEDLPEGSWYCPNCTCWICGDLVNDKEASSSVGAYKCLQCEHKYHGACQKGKQTHEGLVSDAWFCSGSCQEVYSGLHSRVGINNPIADGFCWTLLRCIHEDQKVLSAQRLALKAECNSKLAVALTIMEECFQSMVDPRTGIDMIPHALYNWGSDFARLNFFGFYTVVLEKDDVLVSAASVRVHGVTVAEMPLIATCSNYRRQGMCRHLMTAIEEMLISFKVEKLVISAIPDLVETWTKGFGFIPVSKDEKQSLNKINFMVFPGTILLKKQLYKTKEADTESDLGDAAPLTEVDICPMEYHVTELVQQSNETSYLDEVGISAELKHVESQKLQESEPSSERETHDGAEGLGRAPPMVTNLSSEVGLCSDGMPFVESDRNFFPNKHDAKKEDKKTETQGSDLQEPLSKLSRGDLVPALGRGPGEVACNVQCISYVPSPDTPSQQVCELNEK; encoded by the exons ATGACCAGTTCAGCAATTGATGATTTTCGGGGTGATGGCTTTGAGGGGTCACATCAAGAGCGCTGTATTTTTGCTGATATTTTCTTTGGCAAAGATACTGGTGGGACAGGTAAGAGGAGTATTGATGCTGgagttattaatttaaagagCCAGGACTGTAAGATTGCAGATCCTTCGCTGCATACTAACAATGAATACTCAGCTGTCACTACTCTTTCTTCTCCTATAAGTTTGTCAATCGAGGATTCTGATGCGAATGAGAATTCTATAGGGGCTACTGCTTCAGGCTGTTTTATGGAAAGATTTACCTTTGTGGAGGGCACTAGCCAGAATAAGACTGTCAAGCGAATGAAGTTTGCAGTTGATGAACCTTTGTACACTGAACCTGATACATTGAAAGTTCTGACTTCGTCCTTACTGCATAAAGAGATTGTTAGTGGTACAGCTGCTGCAGATATGGATTCACTGAGCCAAACAGTACTATTACATTTAGTCGAATCATCCTCTCAGGGTGTTGTATCCACCAGCTATCTGTTAAAGCAACATGCAAAAATAGACAGAAAAGGTGATGCACGCGAGCCAGATGTTCTGAAGTGCAGTTTGCCAAACTCAGATGGTGTTGCTGGCAAAGCTATTGCTTCACCTGTTTCCCAAGAGAGCTATGCAACAAGGATATTGCTTGCAAGACCTGTAGATGTTGTTGGGAAACCTGGATCCCCTTTAAATGCAGAGGAAAGAGCGAAGGCATTCAATTCTCCAGGATTGGATGTATCCATTATCTCGAAGACAGATTCTAAGATGGATCCTCGTCCTTTTCTCCAAAGTCATATCACCCGCTTACTTTCAGCTTTGGGTTGGTGTATTGGAAAGCGCAAGAGACCCAGTCGAAAATATATGGAGTCTATTTATCAATCACCTGAGGGGAGATTAATTCGTGATTTCCCTAAAGTGTGGAGGCTGTGTGGTCAAATTTTGTTCGCAAATGGATACAAGGTGGTGCAGGAAGGCAATGGTAAGGAATGGGCTGATATAAGTCACTTTTGGTCTGATCTCTCAGATACATTGACTACTATTGAGAAAGACATGGATAAATCAGATCTTGCCAAAGCCTTGGCACATCAGTGGAGTATTTTAGATCCCTTTGTTAATGTTGTGTTCATTGATCGGAAGGTTGGTGTACTGAGAAAGGGATGTATGGTTAAAGCTGCACAAAGCTTAGTGAATGATAGAAAtgtgaaaagtgaggatgacaTTGGAAAGGAGTCTGCTCAGAAAAATTTGTTGGCTTGGCATAGTGATTCTTGTCCGGTCACTAAAAGTGCATCAACAATTTGTGAAGGAAGCTGCCATGACTGTGATGTACAATCTGGCAACAGGACTTTCTCAGAATGCGGACAAGAATCAATGGTGAAAGGTCAGATGGATGTATCTATTCATATGAATGACAGAGAAGGCATGTGTTCTGATGGGATGGGAAATCAATCTTGCAGCATGTGTAAGGATTGCAGCATGTGTAAGGACAGGATAGGTGGTGTGGATATGACTGACTGGCTAACTTGTGGGACAGATTGCACTTCTGCCCAGTTGTGTAGTTGCCAATGTAATGATTTTCCTGTTACTGCTGGGAACATTATAGTGCATGGGGCGTCTGAATCTGTTTCCCCTCATCAAGACAGCAACTTAGTTGATCCAGATGATGGCACTGGTCATATGGACTCCATCCACCATGATGAGCCAACTTCTGCCCAAGTTGTGACTTCGGGAGTTTTGCAGCAATCCAGATTCAGTGAAGAGGAGGGTTTACAGTGCATTCAAGCTTCAAGGTTCAAAACAAGGGATAAAGCAGCTATGAAAAAGATACGTAGAAAGTCCAGAAAAATATCAGAAATCAGATCAACCACATTAAGCCAAAGTGAAAATATTGATGTGCTTGGCAATCCATTAGAGTCAAACAAAGTTGAAGAGAAGCTTATCAAAAGAACTAAAAAGATCTGCATGAAGTCCTCCCCTTTGGATAATTGCCTACATCAGGTGGTGAAAAATGGTACAAAATTAAAGAGTACGCATGGCAATAGTTACGGTCCCaaatacaaacaaaagaaaacaaccgGCTGCcaaattgatgatgatgatttgttGATTGCAGCCATTATCAAGAACAAAGATTTTAGCCCAGGTGCCACCAGAtctatttctaaaaagaaatcttGCATATTAAGAGCTGGCTCAAAGCACAAACGGAAAAAGGGCGGCTGCAGGCTACTCCCAAGAAATCTGGGCAAACTGGGAAAGCATTATGTGGGTGGTAAGTGGTCAAGAATGGGATCTAGGACGGTTTTGTCATGGTTGATAGATGCTGGGGTCTTGTCTGTAAAAGATGTAATCCAGTACCGAAATCTAAAAGATGATTTTGTGATTAAAGATGGTGTGGTTACCAAGGATGGCATCATGTGTAAGTGCTGCAATATGGTGCTTTCGGTTACCAAGTTTAAGAGTCATGCTGGGTTCAAGCTTAACCGACCATGTTCAAACCTTTTCATGGAATCTGGAAAGCCTTTTACTTTATGTCAGCTGCAAGCATGGTCTGCTGAATATAAGAGCAGGAAAAGTGGTACCCAAGTTGTTCGTGCTGATGAAGATGATAAGAATGATGATTCATGTGGGCTGTGCGGTGATGGTGGGGAGTTGATATGCTGTGATAATTGCCCCTCTACTTTTCATCAAGCTTGCTTGTGTACAGAG GATCTTCCTGAAGGCAGCTGGTATTGCCCGAATTGCACCTGTTGGATATGTGGGGATCTGGTCAATGATAAGGAGGCTTCAAGTTCTGTTGGTGCTTATAAATGTTTGCAGTGTGAGCACAAAT atCATGGGGCATgccaaaaaggaaaacaaacacatgaagGACTGGTTTCTGATGCTTGGTTTTGTAGTGGAAGCTGTCAAGAG GTGTACTCTGGTCTTCATTCTCGTGTTGGGATCAATAATCCAATAGCTGACGGCTTTTGTTGGACTCTTCTCAGATGCATTCATGAAGATCAAAAGGTTCTTTCTGCTCAAAGACTTGCCCTCAAGGCAGAATGCAACTCAAAATTAGCTGTTGCTCTTACCATTATGGAGGAATGCTTTCAATCTATGGTAGACCCAAGAACAGGCATAGACATGATACCCCATGCTTTATACAATTGGGG GTCAGATTTTGCTCGTCTAAATTTCTTTGGGTTTTACACTGTGGTGTTGGAGAAAGATGATGTGCTTGTATCTGCAGCATCTGTCAG GGTGCATGGAGTAACAGTTGCAGAGATGCCCCTCATTGCAACTTGCAGTAACTACCGCCGTCAGGGGATGTGTCGACACCTTATGACTGCTATTGAAGAG ATGCTAATTTCCTTCAAGGTGGAAAAGCTTGTTATATCCGCCATCCCAGATTTAGTTGAGACATGGACTAAGGGTTTTGGCTTCATACCGGTGAGTAAAGATGAAAAGCAAAGTCTGAACAAGATAAACTTCATGGTGTTCCCTGGAACAATATTGTTGAAAAAACAGTTgtacaaaacaaaagaagcagATACAGAATCAG ACTTGGGTGATGCAGCACCTTTAACTGAAGTAGATATTTGCCCCATGGAGTATCATGTCACCGAGTTGGTGCAGCAATCCAATGAGACCAGCTACCTTGATGAAGTTGGTATCTCAGCAGAGCTCAAACATGTTGAAAGCCAGAAATTGCAAGAATCTGAACCAAGCAGTGAAAGGGAAACTCATGATGGTGCTGAAGGACTAGGACGAGCACCACCCATGGTAACTAACCTTTCGTCTGAAGTAGGACTCTGTTCTGATGGAATGCCCTTTGTCGAGTCTGACAGAAATTTTTTCCCTAACAAACATGATGCTAAAAAGGAAGACAAAAAGACGGAAACCCAAGGTAGTGATTTGCAGGAACCACTTTCAAAGCTGTCCCGTGGAGACTTGGTTCCAGCCCTAGGACGAGGCCCAGGTGAAGTGGCCTGTAATGTTCAATGTATTAGTTATGTTCCTTCTCCGGACACACCATCACAGCAAGTCTGTGAGTTAAATgagaaatag
- the LOC133703338 gene encoding increased DNA methylation 1 isoform X2, whose product MTSSAIDDFRGDGFEGSHQERCIFADIFFGKDTGGTGATASGCFMERFTFVEGTSQNKTVKRMKFAVDEPLYTEPDTLKVLTSSLLHKEIVSGTAAADMDSLSQTVLLHLVESSSQGVVSTSYLLKQHAKIDRKGDAREPDVLKCSLPNSDGVAGKAIASPVSQESYATRILLARPVDVVGKPGSPLNAEERAKAFNSPGLDVSIISKTDSKMDPRPFLQSHITRLLSALGWCIGKRKRPSRKYMESIYQSPEGRLIRDFPKVWRLCGQILFANGYKVVQEGNGKEWADISHFWSDLSDTLTTIEKDMDKSDLAKALAHQWSILDPFVNVVFIDRKVGVLRKGCMVKAAQSLVNDRNVKSEDDIGKESAQKNLLAWHSDSCPVTKSASTICEGSCHDCDVQSGNRTFSECGQESMVKGQMDVSIHMNDREGMCSDGMGNQSCSMCKDCSMCKDRIGGVDMTDWLTCGTDCTSAQLCSCQCNDFPVTAGNIIVHGASESVSPHQDSNLVDPDDGTGHMDSIHHDEPTSAQVVTSGVLQQSRFSEEEGLQCIQASRFKTRDKAAMKKIRRKSRKISEIRSTTLSQSENIDVLGNPLESNKVEEKLIKRTKKICMKSSPLDNCLHQVVKNGTKLKSTHGNSYGPKYKQKKTTGCQIDDDDLLIAAIIKNKDFSPGATRSISKKKSCILRAGSKHKRKKGGCRLLPRNLGKLGKHYVGGKWSRMGSRTVLSWLIDAGVLSVKDVIQYRNLKDDFVIKDGVVTKDGIMCKCCNMVLSVTKFKSHAGFKLNRPCSNLFMESGKPFTLCQLQAWSAEYKSRKSGTQVVRADEDDKNDDSCGLCGDGGELICCDNCPSTFHQACLCTEDLPEGSWYCPNCTCWICGDLVNDKEASSSVGAYKCLQCEHKYHGACQKGKQTHEGLVSDAWFCSGSCQEVYSGLHSRVGINNPIADGFCWTLLRCIHEDQKVLSAQRLALKAECNSKLAVALTIMEECFQSMVDPRTGIDMIPHALYNWGSDFARLNFFGFYTVVLEKDDVLVSAASVRVHGVTVAEMPLIATCSNYRRQGMCRHLMTAIEEMLISFKVEKLVISAIPDLVETWTKGFGFIPVSKDEKQSLNKINFMVFPGTILLKKQLYKTKEADTESDLGDAAPLTEVDICPMEYHVTELVQQSNETSYLDEVGISAELKHVESQKLQESEPSSERETHDGAEGLGRAPPMVTNLSSEVGLCSDGMPFVESDRNFFPNKHDAKKEDKKTETQGSDLQEPLSKLSRGDLVPALGRGPGEVACNVQCISYVPSPDTPSQQVCELNEK is encoded by the exons ATGACCAGTTCAGCAATTGATGATTTTCGGGGTGATGGCTTTGAGGGGTCACATCAAGAGCGCTGTATTTTTGCTGATATTTTCTTTGGCAAAGATACTGGTGGGACAG GGGCTACTGCTTCAGGCTGTTTTATGGAAAGATTTACCTTTGTGGAGGGCACTAGCCAGAATAAGACTGTCAAGCGAATGAAGTTTGCAGTTGATGAACCTTTGTACACTGAACCTGATACATTGAAAGTTCTGACTTCGTCCTTACTGCATAAAGAGATTGTTAGTGGTACAGCTGCTGCAGATATGGATTCACTGAGCCAAACAGTACTATTACATTTAGTCGAATCATCCTCTCAGGGTGTTGTATCCACCAGCTATCTGTTAAAGCAACATGCAAAAATAGACAGAAAAGGTGATGCACGCGAGCCAGATGTTCTGAAGTGCAGTTTGCCAAACTCAGATGGTGTTGCTGGCAAAGCTATTGCTTCACCTGTTTCCCAAGAGAGCTATGCAACAAGGATATTGCTTGCAAGACCTGTAGATGTTGTTGGGAAACCTGGATCCCCTTTAAATGCAGAGGAAAGAGCGAAGGCATTCAATTCTCCAGGATTGGATGTATCCATTATCTCGAAGACAGATTCTAAGATGGATCCTCGTCCTTTTCTCCAAAGTCATATCACCCGCTTACTTTCAGCTTTGGGTTGGTGTATTGGAAAGCGCAAGAGACCCAGTCGAAAATATATGGAGTCTATTTATCAATCACCTGAGGGGAGATTAATTCGTGATTTCCCTAAAGTGTGGAGGCTGTGTGGTCAAATTTTGTTCGCAAATGGATACAAGGTGGTGCAGGAAGGCAATGGTAAGGAATGGGCTGATATAAGTCACTTTTGGTCTGATCTCTCAGATACATTGACTACTATTGAGAAAGACATGGATAAATCAGATCTTGCCAAAGCCTTGGCACATCAGTGGAGTATTTTAGATCCCTTTGTTAATGTTGTGTTCATTGATCGGAAGGTTGGTGTACTGAGAAAGGGATGTATGGTTAAAGCTGCACAAAGCTTAGTGAATGATAGAAAtgtgaaaagtgaggatgacaTTGGAAAGGAGTCTGCTCAGAAAAATTTGTTGGCTTGGCATAGTGATTCTTGTCCGGTCACTAAAAGTGCATCAACAATTTGTGAAGGAAGCTGCCATGACTGTGATGTACAATCTGGCAACAGGACTTTCTCAGAATGCGGACAAGAATCAATGGTGAAAGGTCAGATGGATGTATCTATTCATATGAATGACAGAGAAGGCATGTGTTCTGATGGGATGGGAAATCAATCTTGCAGCATGTGTAAGGATTGCAGCATGTGTAAGGACAGGATAGGTGGTGTGGATATGACTGACTGGCTAACTTGTGGGACAGATTGCACTTCTGCCCAGTTGTGTAGTTGCCAATGTAATGATTTTCCTGTTACTGCTGGGAACATTATAGTGCATGGGGCGTCTGAATCTGTTTCCCCTCATCAAGACAGCAACTTAGTTGATCCAGATGATGGCACTGGTCATATGGACTCCATCCACCATGATGAGCCAACTTCTGCCCAAGTTGTGACTTCGGGAGTTTTGCAGCAATCCAGATTCAGTGAAGAGGAGGGTTTACAGTGCATTCAAGCTTCAAGGTTCAAAACAAGGGATAAAGCAGCTATGAAAAAGATACGTAGAAAGTCCAGAAAAATATCAGAAATCAGATCAACCACATTAAGCCAAAGTGAAAATATTGATGTGCTTGGCAATCCATTAGAGTCAAACAAAGTTGAAGAGAAGCTTATCAAAAGAACTAAAAAGATCTGCATGAAGTCCTCCCCTTTGGATAATTGCCTACATCAGGTGGTGAAAAATGGTACAAAATTAAAGAGTACGCATGGCAATAGTTACGGTCCCaaatacaaacaaaagaaaacaaccgGCTGCcaaattgatgatgatgatttgttGATTGCAGCCATTATCAAGAACAAAGATTTTAGCCCAGGTGCCACCAGAtctatttctaaaaagaaatcttGCATATTAAGAGCTGGCTCAAAGCACAAACGGAAAAAGGGCGGCTGCAGGCTACTCCCAAGAAATCTGGGCAAACTGGGAAAGCATTATGTGGGTGGTAAGTGGTCAAGAATGGGATCTAGGACGGTTTTGTCATGGTTGATAGATGCTGGGGTCTTGTCTGTAAAAGATGTAATCCAGTACCGAAATCTAAAAGATGATTTTGTGATTAAAGATGGTGTGGTTACCAAGGATGGCATCATGTGTAAGTGCTGCAATATGGTGCTTTCGGTTACCAAGTTTAAGAGTCATGCTGGGTTCAAGCTTAACCGACCATGTTCAAACCTTTTCATGGAATCTGGAAAGCCTTTTACTTTATGTCAGCTGCAAGCATGGTCTGCTGAATATAAGAGCAGGAAAAGTGGTACCCAAGTTGTTCGTGCTGATGAAGATGATAAGAATGATGATTCATGTGGGCTGTGCGGTGATGGTGGGGAGTTGATATGCTGTGATAATTGCCCCTCTACTTTTCATCAAGCTTGCTTGTGTACAGAG GATCTTCCTGAAGGCAGCTGGTATTGCCCGAATTGCACCTGTTGGATATGTGGGGATCTGGTCAATGATAAGGAGGCTTCAAGTTCTGTTGGTGCTTATAAATGTTTGCAGTGTGAGCACAAAT atCATGGGGCATgccaaaaaggaaaacaaacacatgaagGACTGGTTTCTGATGCTTGGTTTTGTAGTGGAAGCTGTCAAGAG GTGTACTCTGGTCTTCATTCTCGTGTTGGGATCAATAATCCAATAGCTGACGGCTTTTGTTGGACTCTTCTCAGATGCATTCATGAAGATCAAAAGGTTCTTTCTGCTCAAAGACTTGCCCTCAAGGCAGAATGCAACTCAAAATTAGCTGTTGCTCTTACCATTATGGAGGAATGCTTTCAATCTATGGTAGACCCAAGAACAGGCATAGACATGATACCCCATGCTTTATACAATTGGGG GTCAGATTTTGCTCGTCTAAATTTCTTTGGGTTTTACACTGTGGTGTTGGAGAAAGATGATGTGCTTGTATCTGCAGCATCTGTCAG GGTGCATGGAGTAACAGTTGCAGAGATGCCCCTCATTGCAACTTGCAGTAACTACCGCCGTCAGGGGATGTGTCGACACCTTATGACTGCTATTGAAGAG ATGCTAATTTCCTTCAAGGTGGAAAAGCTTGTTATATCCGCCATCCCAGATTTAGTTGAGACATGGACTAAGGGTTTTGGCTTCATACCGGTGAGTAAAGATGAAAAGCAAAGTCTGAACAAGATAAACTTCATGGTGTTCCCTGGAACAATATTGTTGAAAAAACAGTTgtacaaaacaaaagaagcagATACAGAATCAG ACTTGGGTGATGCAGCACCTTTAACTGAAGTAGATATTTGCCCCATGGAGTATCATGTCACCGAGTTGGTGCAGCAATCCAATGAGACCAGCTACCTTGATGAAGTTGGTATCTCAGCAGAGCTCAAACATGTTGAAAGCCAGAAATTGCAAGAATCTGAACCAAGCAGTGAAAGGGAAACTCATGATGGTGCTGAAGGACTAGGACGAGCACCACCCATGGTAACTAACCTTTCGTCTGAAGTAGGACTCTGTTCTGATGGAATGCCCTTTGTCGAGTCTGACAGAAATTTTTTCCCTAACAAACATGATGCTAAAAAGGAAGACAAAAAGACGGAAACCCAAGGTAGTGATTTGCAGGAACCACTTTCAAAGCTGTCCCGTGGAGACTTGGTTCCAGCCCTAGGACGAGGCCCAGGTGAAGTGGCCTGTAATGTTCAATGTATTAGTTATGTTCCTTCTCCGGACACACCATCACAGCAAGTCTGTGAGTTAAATgagaaatag